In the Chloroflexota bacterium genome, one interval contains:
- a CDS encoding MFS transporter has protein sequence MAPGGDEGARAPRDAFHRAVGFALGDAGGAAPFLAVIRAAEEAVEVCDEEGLAFQAAGRDGGDLVEGGRRCIVPGVPPAEEEDEEDEKDDGGDDDADDGVRGEPGEETAGRAELLLGLLGLGFALFLASGSSIRQSGTNSLRGNRDDCSENQGASREAGEEVQGARKRCDRLYGDCGATFLLMTTNSGQGVSAGLLARMSLFGLAVTALAGCFTIVVLPTRVEDLVAESSKNTALGVLSFVGLVIAVLVQPIAGGASDRKTSRWGRRVPFIAIGGMASVPLLIAVGAAPNYALLFLLTCILQLFSNAAQGPYQALIRDYVPHAKRGAASGVKWLVEIVPAIGIVALVAWLIGRYDESREFSWVWLALTILAALLAVGVAVSVAALRRAPPPVNGPAVEAGPAAKAHPHYKCFLASRFLLALAASSLQTFLLFILEDRMGIENPAQELWKIFAVTGAGAFLVLYPAARLSDRMGRKPILLASGGGWAWRRAASCSRPIASRPDARRPSGGARAGHVPGRELGPGERPGLRQARGAAAGLPERGHRGRGGPRAAQRHLGG, from the coding sequence ATGGCTCCCGGCGGCGATGAGGGCGCCCGGGCTCCCAGGGACGCCTTCCACCGCGCGGTAGGCTTCGCCCTTGGCGATGCCGGGGGCGCGGCTCCATTTCTTGCCGTTATCCGTGCTGCGGAAGAGGCCGTTGAGGTCTGCGATGAAGAGGGTCTTGCCTTCCAGGCCGCCGGGCGCGATGGCGGAGACCTGGTTGAAGGTGGGCGCCGCTGTATTGTCCCGGGAGTTCCACCAGCGGAAGAAGAAGACGAGGAAGACGAGAAGGACGACGGAGGCGATGATGATGCCGACGATGGCGTCCGTGGAGAGCCGGGAGAAGAGACCGCCGGGCGGGCGGAACTCCTGCTTGGCCTCCTTGGCCTTGGCTTCGCGCTCTTCCTGGCGTCGGGTTCTTCTATCCGGCAAAGCGGCACCAACTCTCTGAGGGGGAATCGCGACGATTGTAGCGAAAATCAGGGGGCGAGTCGAGAGGCGGGAGAGGAAGTTCAGGGAGCCAGGAAGAGATGCGATAGACTGTACGGCGATTGCGGGGCGACCTTTCTTCTCATGACAACGAACAGCGGGCAGGGCGTCTCAGCGGGTCTCTTGGCGCGCATGAGCCTCTTTGGCCTGGCGGTGACGGCGCTGGCGGGCTGCTTCACCATCGTTGTGCTGCCCACCCGGGTGGAAGACCTGGTGGCGGAATCGTCCAAGAACACGGCGCTGGGCGTCCTCTCCTTCGTGGGGCTGGTGATCGCGGTGCTGGTCCAGCCCATCGCCGGGGGCGCCAGCGATCGGAAGACCTCCCGATGGGGAAGGCGCGTGCCGTTCATCGCCATCGGCGGCATGGCCTCCGTCCCATTGCTGATCGCCGTGGGAGCGGCCCCCAATTACGCGCTCCTCTTCCTCTTGACCTGTATCCTCCAGCTCTTCTCCAATGCGGCGCAGGGCCCCTACCAGGCCCTCATCCGCGATTACGTGCCCCACGCCAAACGGGGCGCGGCCTCCGGGGTGAAGTGGCTGGTGGAGATCGTCCCGGCCATCGGCATCGTGGCGCTGGTGGCCTGGCTCATCGGCCGGTACGACGAGTCGCGGGAGTTCTCATGGGTCTGGCTTGCGCTCACGATCCTTGCGGCGTTGCTTGCGGTAGGCGTCGCGGTGAGCGTCGCGGCTCTGAGGCGCGCGCCGCCTCCGGTGAACGGGCCGGCAGTGGAGGCCGGGCCGGCGGCAAAGGCGCACCCGCACTATAAGTGTTTCCTGGCTTCACGGTTCCTGCTGGCGCTGGCGGCATCCTCCCTGCAGACCTTTCTGCTCTTCATCCTGGAGGACCGGATGGGGATCGAGAACCCGGCGCAGGAGCTGTGGAAGATATTTGCCGTCACCGGGGCCGGGGCCTTCCTTGTCCTCTACCCGGCGGCCCGCCTGAGCGACCGCATGGGCCGCAAGCCGATCCTGCTGGCCTCGGGGGGGGGCTGGGCCTGGCGGCGGGCGGCCTCCTGCTCCCGGCCGATAGCCTCGCGACCTGATGCTCGCCGGCCTAGTGGCGGGGCCCGGGCTGGGCATGTACCTGGGCGCGAACTGGGCCCTGGCGAGCGACCTGGTCTCCGGCAAGCGCGCGGCGCAGCAGCTGGGCTACCTGAACGTGGCCACCGCGGCAGGGGCGGGCCTCGCGCGGCTCAACGGCATCTGGGTGGATAG
- a CDS encoding DUF3090 family protein, which yields MTEVRHELGPARLFQAEAQGKPGKRTFRLMVEAPRGTASVWLEKEQLSALALQLKGFLESQAARRDIGKMPEGVAATGREFEVKAVALALTYREQEDAFGILIADEADAKARRVTLGWWVTREQAGRFARQALEVVTAGRPACPLCHEPMNPEGHACAKTNGHGKLTGEFR from the coding sequence ATGACGGAGGTCCGCCACGAGCTGGGCCCGGCCCGGCTCTTCCAGGCCGAGGCGCAGGGGAAGCCGGGGAAGCGCACCTTCCGGCTCATGGTGGAGGCGCCGCGCGGCACGGCGAGCGTGTGGCTGGAGAAGGAGCAGCTTTCCGCCCTAGCCTTGCAGCTCAAGGGCTTCCTAGAGTCGCAGGCGGCCCGTCGCGATATCGGCAAGATGCCGGAGGGCGTGGCGGCGACGGGCCGGGAGTTCGAGGTGAAGGCCGTTGCGCTGGCGCTGACCTACCGGGAGCAGGAGGATGCCTTCGGCATCCTGATCGCCGATGAGGCGGACGCAAAGGCGCGGCGCGTGACGCTGGGCTGGTGGGTGACGCGGGAGCAGGCCGGACGCTTCGCGAGGCAGGCGCTGGAGGTGGTGACGGCCGGGCGGCCCGCCTGCCCACTCTGCCACGAGCCGATGAATCCCGAGGGGCATGCCTGCGCGAAGACGAACGGGCACGGCAAGCTGACGGGGGAGTTTCGATAA